The Argentina anserina chromosome 5, drPotAnse1.1, whole genome shotgun sequence genome includes the window acactttaatatatatatatatatacagtctatattcagagtgaagcttctctataaaattacagagtgaagttccaattttggcacacttttcggtcaaatcttttcaccataagcgattcaatattgaggtatgctattcacgatcatctctacaaaatttcatctaattcggacattgttaaggtattgaaattagattaaatcaatgaatgaattaaaactgttcaacgtgaaccgttcatgtaaatctcaattttgaaagctcaaaccattgtcaaattggatgaaactttgtagagatgatcttgaataccatacctaaatattgaatcacttatggtgaaaaaattgaccgaaaagtgtgtcaaaattagaacttcactctggatagagaatatatatatatatatatataaggagagaaactcgtgataaaaataaaaatgtttgtggtgggattcgaacatTGATCATCCAAAGCACCCAACAACTcttcaaccattccaacaaattcagtttttgttatatttatgcacactttaatatatatatatatatgtatatatatatacatatatatagtccctatccagagtgaagcttcactctgaaattacagagtgaagttccaattttggcacacttttcggtcaaattttttcaccataagcaatacaatatttaggtatgatattcaagatcatctatacaaaatttcatctgattcggatatcgttaaggtattgaaattagattaaatcaatgaatgaattaaaactgttcaacgtgaaccgttcgtgtaaatcccaattttgaaagctcaaaccattgtcaaattggatgaaattttgtagagatgatcttgaatagcatacctaaatgttgaatcgcttatgatgaaaaaatttgaccgaaaagtgtaccaaaattggaacttcactctgtaatttcagagtgaagcttcactctggatagagactgtatatatatatatatatgtatatataaagagagaaacttgttataaaaataagaatgtttgTGGTGGGATTTGAATCATTGGTCATCCAATGCACCCAACCATTcaaacagattcagtttttgttatatttatgcatactttaatatatatatatatatatataaatagagaaactcgtgataaaaataagaatgtttgtggtgagattcgaacattggttatccaaggtacttattAAGTTATTAGTTATTCCAACAAGTCatgttttcattattttaatgcacactttgacatatatatacatctaaatactttcaaatttataaattaattttttaataaatatatatattaaaaataatatttaattgacACGTGGTGTACGTATCCGTGtcttaaaaaatttatatatgccgTATTTACTTATCGACTCGTGTCCAATACAGACACTTGTGTTCATGTCCGTGCTATTTGGCTTAGGAATCATCATCGATCCTATAACAACATTGTTTTACCTCTCAGTCGTGGTATTAACGACCTCTGTATATATGAGTCCCGTTTGCACAACTCCCCGTTAGATTAGGTTCATTATAATCTAAGGGTTGGTAATTGATGAGCTAAtttgaataaaatttatattttagaTTTGTTTGGTCATTATCTCAAACCCATCTCCACCCCCACATAAGTCTTCTCATCCTCAATCCTCGTCTTCTCCTTGTTTCGCCGGAGCTAGTGACGAAGACCGACCACGGAAGCCACAAAGCAAGATTCGCTATCCAGCTTCTACACCCTCTCATTCATAcacacaaacaagctttcGAATAACAAGTTTAACTCCAAATCCATTATGCAATATTGCAGTATACTTAGTTCAATACCTATAATTGAAGTGTTTAACTTACAGAAGCAAACCCTCTCTAAATTCCAAATTTTCATAGGACTTCTTTACCGTGGTGGTGGCGGTGAGGTTGGGATCCGGAGACAGCTTGCATTTGACAACCGTGAGTACGGAGGTGGGGTGCTTGGGCTTCAATGCAACAAGAGAAATGGTTAATTAGAGTGGTAGGAGGTGCTGGAGGAGCGTGGATGGCAGGAACTATAGCGCGACGATGGCTTGCTTCCTCGATGGTGACGAGGGGAAGAGAATCGGAGGAGATTGGGGATTTGAAAAGAATGATTAAACTGATTAAACAAAtatgagataaaaaaaacttgttgACGGATCCTGCATGTTTCTAAGGTGGTAGCTCGGTTGGTGTGGATCTGGTGGCACTGCTGCTCTACAATAATTTGGGGGAAAAAGTAGTGGATCGTAATTGGTCTTAGTTGAGTTAGACTTGCAGGAGGATAAGGCGAAAACACTCGAGCTCATGTATGAATATGATTCAGAAACTGGACAATGGGAATCATTGATGGTGGTGATCAATTAGTTAGCATGGAGTTGGTTCACACCAACAATATCCAGAAAGCAAATCTTACTAGACCTTTTACTATTACTCTGAACTTTACATAATAATTCACTTTCTCTTCACTGTAAGTTACGTTGAACTaagttacataatttaaaactttcacaaaattTGTCAGTTTCAGAATGAGGATGGTTCTCAAACTGGCAAAATTCATtctctattttcttttttctttttagttcGTTTTTAACCGACGCCCTAATTTCTTAATGGTTCCTAAGCCTCCACAACTTGGTCCCCGGCCAGAACTCAAGTCATGCACCAATGATTACGTTTATCTTAGACTGAAAGCTAACAAAATGAACTAGTCCACAATCTGAGTAGTCCACCTAAAATGCCTTTCAAGCCAAGCGTTAGCCAACAATAGTCACACTAGTTTAACATTCTCCAATCTCCTCTAATCCTATATAAGAGGATGACCTGACCACAACCCCTTCACTACTTAGAGCTCTAGCTTCCACTACTTATCTATACCAAAATTTAGCAATGGAAGTAAAAAGTCTAGCTCCAACtcttttcctcttcttccttctgTTTGGAACCTTAACAGCTTCCCCCACCCTCAAATCCAAGCCTCACCATCGCCGTCCTCTCCCTTGCAAACGCCTCGTTTTCTATTTCCACGATATTATTTACAACGGCAAAAATTCCAAGAATGCAACAGCAGCAATTGTGGGTGCACCCGCCTGGGGCAACAAGACCATATTGGCAGGGAAAAACCATTTTGGGAATATGGTTGTGTTTGACGATCCGATCACTTTGGACAACAACTTGCGCTCGACCCCGGTTGGTCGTGCTCAAGGCTTTTACTTGTACGACAAGAAAGATATATTCACTGCTTGGCTCGGGTTCTCCTTCGTGTTCAACTCAACCCAACACAGGGGGAGCATCAACTTTGCTGGGGCTGATCCATTGATGAACAAGACCAGAGACATTTCAGTCATTGGTGGAACTGGTGACTTCTTCATGACTAGAGGGATTGCTACTTTGTCAACTGATTCATTTGAGAATGAAGTCTATTTCCGTCTCAAAGTTGACATTAAGCTGTACGAGTGTTGGTAACCATAGAGATTGTGACTAGCTATTTGCTGTACGTGTTGCTTGTTTTTGGATCAATGTTTTTCCATTTGATTTCACTTTGTACTCGAGTTTTAAGCATGCAGCTAACACTCTTTTCCTGTTTTGATTCTAATGTATTTTCATATATGAGCGAAAATTTGATGTTTTGTTTTATCAATATATGAATTGTCCTTCCGCAATATAGAGTGATTCTCAAAATGTTGTATTGGAACCAGGGGCgtatttaggttttttttaggGGTGACTCTTGTATCCCCATTGGTCaagacaaggaaaaaaaattaggttttaatttttttgattttgGGATTCTCCTTAGCGAAAGTATCCCCAATAACCGACTCTActcatttgtttttcttctatactttactcttctctttctcaataACGTGTCTTCAGCCAAGTATCTCTTATTCTAAAATGCTAGCTAAGTTAATAGCTATTACGTCGCTAATCTATTAAATTGTATTAGATTTTGACTATTTACGTAttgttttttctaatatatacGAGACTTCTTTTTTAATGGTTATAGGTGTCAGTTAGACTAAACTGACAAATTTGAGTCCAAACTGAAgcgttcaaaaaaaaatttcttcatGGTTTCAAAGAAATGTTCAATCTacatttctaaaaaaaaaaatctagttTACATGTCCAAATctgaattattttcatttcttatctttCTAAAGCTTTACTGATCACTCACGATCTTTAATTCAGTTTTCATTGGTCAATCATTAACCTTTCAAACCGCTAATATAATACTTTTGTAAATGATTCTGGATTACGATGTGCTATATGAATATTTGATTGgttaatttatgttatttgtataattgtatatatgcattagAAGAGTAAGCCTCATTATTTTTACCGACTAGTTATATcgattttgatttcaattagtAAAATTATTTTGCACCGTCGAGAATCTTCATTATCTTTTTATAGTTAAGTTCAAGCACCCTCAATGATCCAATCCTTGATTCGCCACTGGTTGGAACGACTAATAAAAGTTTGAGGAAATGTATTTAGATGTTGTTGAACAAGTGAAACTGTTTGGTTTAATCTTAATAGTTAACAAACATTACACATTTACACATTTGATTTGACATCAAGAGATTAATGATGACAGAAGTCACACAGGGCTCCTCCGTGAGATTCTGTTGGGTGTGGAGttcaattataagtttaattgGTCAAAGTGGTTTGAATGTCGATGTCTGAGTGAAAGGTGAATTGGTGAGTAACTACTAACTAATGAGTCCATAATGTCTGTTGGTATGTGTTTGTTGTGGGATTGTAATGGGTGTGGTTATAATGCCCTACTTTCTTCTTCCTGTTGTGGGAGTAGATCGAGTGCATGCATGGGTCAATTTTCCTGGGTCATTAGGCAACATGTCTTTCTCAGagacaaaaaatatataaataccgCATGCAAGTTTCGTTTGTTATAATGTGTCGCTTCGTTTGTGAtgcttatttttcttctttgttaaTTTTAGGCAACAATTTAATGAGTAGGTTTTGCTTTAGTTTGAATTTTTACTCTCATTCTGTACATTTCCTGCGTTCTACTCTTCAAAATTGCAAAATAGTATTGTTGATCATACTGAACATAGAGAAAAAATTATTACAAATCAATTATCTTTAGATTGCAAATATTGCGCCGGATGCTGTACTTTTTGGTTTGATTAGGAGGTGACTCCTAATTAGTCCGTGATAGCCTAATCATGTCTCATTTTtaagagaaatttttatatgctaCCGTAGTATCACGTGACAATGCATAGTGATCCtctttacatatatattttgacacgtaaatttattacactaaaataataatttaacatatttttattatatgtGAAATGACATTCATtggtattgatgattttgaactaaGATTTCGGGTTTAcaatttagagtttagggtttaaagTGTAGAGTGTAggattttagaaagaaactcaaaatagtctttgataaaataatataaattttcTAAATAAATCTTGCATGTCAAATTGTGATTGGAATGGTAAACCACTAAACATTGTCACGTAGTGCTACAGTAGCTCCATTTTTGGGTAGGTCATCAACTGCACAAAGACAATAGTTACCTAAACTATAGGCAAATCCGTAATTATGTCATGAGTGCATATAATTAGAGTTCATTCAGCTGCTTCCTAAAATCGAACGATTAATTCCCCCATTTGATTATGATCATTTTCCAATGAATTCCAACTTCCCTTTCCTCTTGAAACTACGGGGTAAAGTGCGTCTTGCGGTCTTGCAAAAAAGTATTGGTAAATTTACTTCAGTAGTTGTATCACATTATTGTGCTGATATGAAGAGCCAAACCAATGGCTAAGATATGAATTAAGTCATGAACGTCGCATCTGTAGATTATTCTTAAAAGATTTGTTGGAAACATTATCGTTAGGCAGGCACCAAACAATTTAGAATGCTCAAAAATTTCTGTGGATATTAGTACTAGAACTTAAGAAGGGCATCAAACTACTCCATCAGAATTGATAAGTTGATAACTACCCAAACAATCTGGATACCATTCGCGCAAACGTTCGAATAGAGTTCACATCAAGTTAGGAACAGAAGTACGAACACAACGATGTCCTATACGCATCACTGTGGTTCATTCGCTATATGATGTGTGCTTCTGTTAGTAACTTCATGTTTGGATTGTAACATAATCAAAATGCGTTTCTAGTCTCTGCTACGTATAAATGTAACCTTGAATAGTTGAATTTATGAAGCCCACGAATGAAGTTCA containing:
- the LOC126794940 gene encoding dirigent protein-like, with the translated sequence MEVKSLAPTLFLFFLLFGTLTASPTLKSKPHHRRPLPCKRLVFYFHDIIYNGKNSKNATAAIVGAPAWGNKTILAGKNHFGNMVVFDDPITLDNNLRSTPVGRAQGFYLYDKKDIFTAWLGFSFVFNSTQHRGSINFAGADPLMNKTRDISVIGGTGDFFMTRGIATLSTDSFENEVYFRLKVDIKLYECW